DNA sequence from the Lycium barbarum isolate Lr01 chromosome 5, ASM1917538v2, whole genome shotgun sequence genome:
TTGGTTGAGTTGGCTTTGATCATCTGCAATATGCATCTTGTCTTAGTTTTGCATTTTCCAAGATTGACGCAATTCAGTTTGTGATTCTGAAGTTGGTTGAATCAAGAGAAGACAAAAGATGCCGCTATATGACTGTATGCTGTTGCTGAAACCCCATGTAAAGAAGGAAGCTCTGATGGACCTTGTTGCAAAGGTTGGGAAGCATGTCCATAGAAAAAATGGCGTCCTTACAGATATGAAGTCATTTGGAACTGTTCAACTGGGTTATGGCATTAGGAAACTAGATGGAAGGTACTATCAGGTGTGCATCTCTATCTATCCTTCCAGTAATGTTTTGTCTACCccccaaaccccccccccccccccaaaaaaaaaaaaaaaaggtaattgaTTTATCAGAAAGTCCCTATAGTTAacccagtgttgtcaaaggcgcgcttaagccctaaATGAGGcgcaaaacatgttgagcgcttcgccttgCTTAATGCGCCCTTCAGTGATGTCTTCAAGgttctaagacatacttttcttTGCCAATAAGCGTCTCCTGAAGATGTGACACTAaacaattgatatttcactttatcgtaaatTGTTTTTTTCagtttctttgtccatatatttgttattcgagcttattattattagtcttggactaaacatatgtATTTGTATTTTTTCTCCAATTGATTCTTTTTTCATTAAAACacacgctttatttgcgcttttgataacactgattTAACCGTGGAAGCCCCCAAAAAAGACAAAAGTATGCCAGAGAAATTCCCAAACAAACTCTACCAAAAAATTAACTAGTACTATGAATCACTGCTGCGGTGCTTGCCTTGTCCTTTTTCATGTATTAACTTTTGccattttggctatattttatcAATAAACTGCTATATCTCTGCTGTTAATCCCCCATATAGCAGTAGAAAAATTAACTGGCTCTTTGTTCCACTACCCCCTGCCCTGCCCAAAATTTCAAATGGCTGCATGTCAAGACTGTGTGCACTTATATGCAGATTAACACATTCAAATAGGCAATCATGCTAGATGAAACCAGTTTCAGATCAAGACTTTAAGTTTAAGGTACTTGTAAAAAAGATTTAACATTAAGATATAATCAATTCAAAGAAACTACCAAAAAAGTCTAGTCTCTAGGAGTCCCATTGAATCTCAAGCATTTCCTTAAGGTAAATCCTTAAAATACTTGTAAAGCATTTCATATGCCTTGAGATCTGACCTTTAGCCATTCAATTTTTCACTTTTATATCTGCCATTTAAAAGATATTTTCCCTTTAACAGCTGTGAGAGAGTTTTTTAGCCCCGTCATCATTTTTTCTCACTGCTGTGTTCCATTATTTTGGTGCATGGCAAAACAAGCTCCAATTTGTTTTAGGGACTGTTGCGATGACCATGCCTTTGTAAATCCTTTTCTGTGATGCTCACATGACAATGCTCATCTGAGAGCTCTAGGATTCTTCTGTATTCTCGCATTGGAGTTAAAATTTCTGTTTCAAACTTCACACTTGGATGCTCCTGTCCTCAGTTTCATCATTATTACTACATTTAAGGGGATATTGCATGTTTTTTAGGGTCAGCTGATGCAAATGACAATGATGACACCACCGACCTTAAGCAATGAGCTGCATTACCTGAACAAAGAAGACCGCTTGCTCCGTTGGCTTTTGGTTAAGCATCGAGACATCAAATTTGGAATGGACTTCTTGGGTGAAGATGATACCAAGGCTGAACTAAGCAAGTTCAGGAGCAACTTGTACgaggatgaagaagaagaagatgacgaCGACGATGACGATGAGTATAATACGGATGAAGCCGAGAGAAACAAAGTCTAGAAAGCTGATGAATTTCAATATGAGACCACACCTTTTTTGCCTGTTCATCAGTAGTCATTGTACCATCTCAGTGAACATAATATTGTTCGCCAAGAAGCTAGGTGGAGTCTTGTGGCTAACGATTTTGTAGTGCATGCTTTTGTTGCCTAAAAACTAGTTGATTCATTGTAGTCGGATATTGGAATGTGTTTACACCAAATAAGTGAATGTAAGACACGCATCCTTTTTATACACTGTTAACTTAATCATGGTTAATTCGTAGTATGTATTTTTGCATTAGTTTATCACTTTATcataatgttgtgataaatttcGGTAGTTTGGTGTAAATACTGTATGTGGGTAAGCCTTTTCCGAAataatgtcctttttttttttttttttttttttaacattaaaatGTCTTTTGTTTACCCACCCAGGGTTGGTGAAGGTTGTTGACCATACAAATTCTAGATATATCtttttagtttttgaaattgCAGAATTTGGTAGATCTATATTCTTCTTCATTTTAGTTCTCCCTTCTTTAAATTACACATGGATGCTAATCTTTCTGACGTTAATTCCACAAAGTATATTGAGCTATCGAATAGCTCTAAACTTGATCAGATTAGATAACAACAAAACCAGATTTTTTAAAAGTTGGAACATAACTGCATTCACTGATTTGAAGTTATAATACACGCCATCTTGATTAGCTATACTTTTAGTTGACAAGAATGAATTTGTAAACCGATTGTTGTAATTGCTTTTTTTTTCGCGGATTGGCCTTcatttgggatggtctttaatttttgcccgtcaaattggtggtctttaagatTTACCCTTCGTCTAACACCCCGAAATTGTAAGTTCGAACCTCAGCTcagtaaataaaaataaaaaaaatctcaaggcagaatttgggctgcacaggcagaatttctaaagaccaccattttgaggggtaaaaattaaagaccaccccagagaagggcaatcctgcaaataaCCCTTGTAATTTTACTTAGCTATTGAGTTCTACAAAACCTGAAACTTTTACATAAACTTactcttttggggtggtctttaaattttgcccctcatatttgaaatctttaaattttgcccttcggctaaaacccatgggttccaggttcgaaccccacttagtcaaaatttaaaaaaaaaaatcgcaaggcagagtttaaatttcgctatgcccccaccggcatacacttgttaaggatttATCAAAGTTATACCGAAcccagcatacttatgccttatgggcagacttgagaTAAGTATGCcgggcatacttatgggcaaacttttagttaatccttaactaaaagttttttcCTAGTCATGCCTTATGGGGcggacttttagttaagacataactaaaagtatgcccataaggcataacttttccttaagacataaactttgtcttataaggcaaatttttTATTACGCCTtgaggaaaagttccgccttatggggcatatttttagttatgccttatggagcatacttttagttgtgtcttaactaaaagtctgtcccataaggcacaactaggaaaagacttttagttaaggcttaactaaaagtttgccaattaaaagtttgtccatacgtatgcccccaccgacataaacttgttaagaaattaccaaagttatgccggacccggcataattATGCCAACTCTGCCCATAAGgtatgagtatgccgggtccgacataactttggtaattccttaacaagtgtatgccgggtccggcatacacgcaacccaaaccttgccttacaattgtttttttaatttatgcttgagcggggattcgaacccagaacctcatgatttctgcgtgaacgctcaaggttgcaatgcgaagggcaaaaattaaagacctgcaatatgaggggcataatttaaagatcacaaatatgaggggcaaaatttaaagaccacccaaaagaagggcaatccgcgcaaaaaaatgtaaacttaCATGAGGTGGCTTTTTTAAAGGCTGATGGTTAAGTTTTAATCCCATTAAAAATTGTTGTGCAAATATATACGTTTGGCAAGAATTCCTACTCCTCTTCCTCATTTTTATTCTCCATTTTCACCGATTGGCAGTAACAAATTGAAGACTCATTGCTTATTTATAATTATATTTGAGATAGTTTTGGTTGAAAAAATTGAATAACAGCATTATGGGGCTTTGCTGAGCTTATTCGTAGAATGAAACAAAACGTTTATTGATTTTTGAAGGTTTGAGTTAAATCTAACCATTGAAAATTATTTTGACTGACATTAGAAgtgtaacacctcagacctttaacttaatTTTGACCATGATtccagacttagaaaatcagataaagaatgtgagaattggaaatttctcttcagctgtcagatggggatttacgccccagaatacggaccgtaaatcagtatacggccagtatttcaagtcgtaaagtgACACCcaaaatcactgtgcattctggaatttggcttgtggaattttatattgttaaatacggaccgtattttgaaatatggcccgtaaagtgtgaTCGTATTTAAGAAGGAAACATAAAGCAGTGATTCTGTTTGAAATATGTTGAATTACGATccaggtttacgggccgtaaatcaatgTACGGACCGCATTTTGGTTCGTATTTCCCAACCTGCACCAGAGCCTATAAATACCAgccttcaattattttatttcgtttttcataattccaagccctagaaacgaAGTGTTCTTCTCCGAACAAACCAAAACAGCAAGCTAAGTCATTCCAAgctcttccaaatcaattctatcatatatgctcttaatctaatcatgaaatcatgttcttaacatagggttttcaagaaaacccaattaaagagcataaagaacaaaaccttggaactcttttccaagaccaaattattatacaagtttgggagcaattccaggtatgttaagcgtactatctacatgaggaacattgtttaatcatcctcatacctcaataatcataattcccAGAAATCTAGCAAGTTCATGATTTTGcccaagttcttgattttcataacctAGGGTTAGAGCTCAGTTTTCTGATTATGTTCATACTTGTTATGCATGCTATGGACTCTAGCTTAATCTAAAAGACTTGTAATTCAATCTACGAGTCTCAGAATACAGTTTAAGTCATCAGTCATGATAAAGAGCCAGTAGTCAGTTTTACACATGttgcttcatgtttgattgggcccaaggccatagttatgattcatatgcatatgtaagtATTTTGGGTCAAAGTCCATATCTTTGAGATCTCATTATTTATTGGTCTTGAGGCCATAGCTACATGATATTTGCACAGGTGGTTTCTATACAGATCAATTCATGATATGAGTATTCAATTTCATTATGCTTTATTGTTCATATATCCCTTatcattgcttcagttgcttatcatacttgtacaattcaaatgtactaacgtccttatgcatgggcttgcacttcacggtgcagagttTGACTTTCAGGAGGATACAACAGCCGCTTAGCTTCCAGCACCTTGAGTACAtcagctagttggtgagcccctctcattcagggcttctcgtctatttccagctttcgagtattagttagttcattagtatttgAGGCATGTCAGGGTCTTGTCCTGACCTAGTTATTCTTACAGTATTTTgatcatagaggtttcatagacaccgTCTTTAGTCAGTTATGTTGGTTTTGCCTCACAACATTTATTTTCGCATCGTCTATTATATTTGAGTTAGAGTATTCTCTTGGTTCATTTTATAACTTGCATGCTTTCATGATACAACTGTTAGACTCAGCAGCCATGGGTTCGCTCGATCATagacagtcaggcaccgagtgccgtgtcgcgcccaagccatggttcggggcgtgacaagaaGGCTGAATATCAATTTTAGGAAGATTCCATGCTGAGTTGGAATAATTTGGGTCAATTTTGAAGCAAAAATATGTTGTTTCTACACAACAAGTTAGAATGTCTGACGATCACCGTAACTTGCTGATATGATAAGCCTTGTAACTGAAATCTTATTGATTCGTCAGGATTTGTGGTAGAAATTTTGATGATTATCATAACTTGCTGTTAAGATAAGTCTTGTCCAATATCAAATACTAGAAGTTTGGAGATCGATCAGGATTTTATTGCAAACTCTGGCAATAAACTCTGGCAAAATAATTATTGTTGCATTATTTTTCTTTTAACGAGGACAAATTTTAATGGTGCCACTGAGAGACCTATTAGtgcaaaatcttttttttttttcggattgcccttcatttggggttgtctttaaattttgtccttcaaattggtggtctttaaattttacccatCGCCTAAcaccccgaggttgtgggttcgaaccccatctcagtaaaaaaaaaaaaaaatcgcaaggcagaattttgcaaatctggcCAGCAAAATTCTGTCCATATAGGCAGAATTTCTGCCTATGCAAATTCTTCCTTAAGGCACAAATTCTGCCTGTGCCATGTAAATTCTGCTTGAAGGgaaaaatttaaaaaccaccattttgaggggtaaaaattaaagaccatccccagCGAAGGGCGATCTTGCAAATTTCCCGTGCAAAATATCCTAAattctattgtcacgacccaaccagagggtcatGACGGCCACTCGGAGCTAACATACCGAGTACCTctaagcatacatctcataataaTTTATGGGTGGACCCCAATGGTAGCTCATGGTTGTCATAACCTGTAAGGACATCTATCACACCATAACAgtgcatctctatat
Encoded proteins:
- the LOC132640144 gene encoding uncharacterized protein LOC132640144, yielding MPLYDCMLLLKPHVKKEALMDLVAKVGKHVHRKNGVLTDMKSFGTVQLGYGIRKLDGRYYQGQLMQMTMMTPPTLSNELHYLNKEDRLLRWLLVKHRDIKFGMDFLGEDDTKAELSKFRSNLYEDEEEEDDDDDDDEYNTDEAERNKV